Proteins from a genomic interval of Rosa chinensis cultivar Old Blush chromosome 2, RchiOBHm-V2, whole genome shotgun sequence:
- the LOC121051757 gene encoding nucleolin-like, producing MGLLGGSSGSEDDEERRSGSEGSERAEGSERSEGPGSEDEDEEEEDEDEDEDEDEEEEDEDEDEDEEEEDEDEDEDEDEKDSDGEEEEDGKGKKKKKKKGMRSRLMSKAKKSVFKKVIGL from the coding sequence ATGGGATTACTTGGAGGCTCATCAGGTTCTGAAGATGACGAAGAGAGAAGATCAGGATCAGAAGGATCAGAAAGAGCAGAAGGATCAGAAAGATCAGAAGGACCAGGatcagaagatgaagatgaagaggaggaagatgaagacgaagacgaagacgaagatgaagaggaggaagatgaagacgaagacgaagatgaagaggaggaagatgaagacgaagacgaagatgaagatgagaaaGACTCTGAcggtgaagaagaggaagatgggaaaggaaagaagaagaagaagaagaagggaatgAGATCTAGGCTCATGTCAAAGgcaaaaaaatcagtttttaagAAAGTCATTGGCTTGTAA